In the genome of Naumovozyma dairenensis CBS 421 chromosome 7, complete genome, the window AGAGTATGTCCATTATCATGTTCGAAGTCGAAAATATCTAATGGTAAGCTATTATATTCTACTGCAACAGGCATTAAGGGGAAGATACAACCGCGACAGCGACAACCTATCCCTATGAAAAGGACGATACTGGATATAAAGAAGTTATGGCATCCCTTTTATAAACCTTCTTCTATTGAACAATTTAAAATGTGTTTCACTGAACTGGATCCAGCCAACCAATTCGAAGAATTTAAACcatttttaattgaaattgatgaaaatatggaaaatCTATGCTATACTACTCAGGATAAGACGTTTAGTCATTTATTAAAAGGTTACTTTTATgatttgaaacaaaatgaaTCCATTgattatcaattaatgaaagGCGAGTTTTGGGAAGAAAGACGTCGAACGCGAGAAACAAACCAAGTAAATCAGGCAGGGAATCCAGAATTCGATGCCTTAActaatattctttttcacAATGACTGGACTTATAAATTTAAAGTCGAAGAATTAAATGttaaaattacaaaattggTAATgaattcttctaatttattCTGTGAAGATATATACTTGTGGCTTTTAGATCCtaagatattcaaaagtattgaaaatttacaGATCATAATAGATTCCATTACAATTCATTTATCATCTCCCGATGCATTGTTATTAGATCATTTTAGTATGATTGAGCCAATAATTTTAAGAATCGTTAAAAGTTTTTCAGAAGAGTTAAGACCAACCACATCAATAATGAACTGTTTTACAAACTTATTCgaatcaatcaatcatgaattcaatattccaaatattcaaCATTGTTTTACTAAATTCAATCCACTAACCCTACAATATTTATTACTCTTCTTTTTAAGATCAACTGGAgattatcatttaaatgaatGCAAGTTATTAATTGATCTATTAATATTGTATCATAAGAAAATTCCATTAGAGAGTTCGATAATCGATTATCTTATTTCattgaacaagaaaaatagtACGCATCTAGGAGCAGCGGATAAGTTAAGGTATGTGAGATCAATAGGATTAATACtgaatcaattaaatgatattaaaactttccaagaattattaccaaTGTGTCAAAGcacaattgaaattattcacttattaaaaataatcagATCAAAAGATAATGGGATTCATATGATTAGACAACTAATACCTAGTGTCATAACATACATCAACAACttatcaaatgatgaactagtcaattcttcaaatctatgttttcttttgaaatttttgaaagattctaaaataattaaaaatgataagATAAGAAGACAATTTATGTTAGGGTTTGCTATTAATAAGAATTACTCAATGTTAGCTCAActctttgaagaattagaagataaagaattgTTGAAGAAGGAATATGTTCAATTactattgatgaaattaaatgaaagaAAGTCATTGACTCATGATcataatgaatatttaagggagaaatttttcaataaatacattattgataaatatCCAcatgtaaataaataacagcacataataataacatatatatatatatataatagtttgacattaatgaatatattctttct includes:
- the AEP1 gene encoding Aep1p (similar to Saccharomyces cerevisiae AEP1 (YMR064W); ancestral locus Anc_2.631) — encoded protein: MQRVCPLSCSKSKISNGKLLYSTATGIKGKIQPRQRQPIPMKRTILDIKKLWHPFYKPSSIEQFKMCFTELDPANQFEEFKPFLIEIDENMENLCYTTQDKTFSHLLKGYFYDLKQNESIDYQLMKGEFWEERRRTRETNQVNQAGNPEFDALTNILFHNDWTYKFKVEELNVKITKLVMNSSNLFCEDIYLWLLDPKIFKSIENLQIIIDSITIHLSSPDALLLDHFSMIEPIILRIVKSFSEELRPTTSIMNCFTNLFESINHEFNIPNIQHCFTKFNPLTLQYLLLFFLRSTGDYHLNECKLLIDLLILYHKKIPLESSIIDYLISLNKKNSTHLGAADKLRYVRSIGLILNQLNDIKTFQELLPMCQSTIEIIHLLKIIRSKDNGIHMIRQLIPSVITYINNLSNDELVNSSNLCFLLKFLKDSKIIKNDKIRRQFMLGFAINKNYSMLAQLFEELEDKELLKKEYVQLLLMKLNERKSLTHDHNEYLREKFFNKYIIDKYPHVNK